The Bacteroidales bacterium sequence TAACTATCAGATAATTTGGACGAGCTTCTTTTACAGGAAGTTTAATTTGGTCAATATAGGCAAGATTAAAGCTTTTTATTGTTAAAAATCCTTTCCCTCTAATCTCAATTAATGATCCTGTTTTTTCAGAAGTCGGATAGATATCTGTTATATCCGGAGTATTATACGTGAAATTTTTATAACCATCTGCGATTTGTCCTGCTACTTGAATTGATACCGGTAGAGAGGGACTATTTTGAGATGTAGGGACAATAATTTTTATGAATGTATTGTTCGACTCTATGATTTTGACAGTCTCTTCCCCGACAAAAGCTTTTACATAGTTTACATCATAACCGAAATCATTGCCTTGAATAATTAGTGTGTCACCTGCTATTCCATTATCAGGAAATAATTGTATTATTTCCGGTTTTTTGTAGGAGAAAATATAATCAGTGGATACCATAAAGTCATCTACAGTCACGGATATTTTTGCCGGAATTGATTCTAAAGCTGGGACAATGATTCTTATTTTATTGCTGGTAATTTCAAGCAATGTTGCTTTTGTTTGATTAAAATGAACAACAGGATATTGAAAATATTTCCCGGTTAATTCTATAGTATCTCCGATAACCGCTTTATGATGATTGATTCCGATAATTTGAGGCGTAAAATACCGGAAGGCATCAATCAGTTGTGAAGTTTGACCGGCTGTTGTAACAAAAATATCGGCAATTTCATTTCCTTTTGAAGGAGGAATGATTATTTTTAATGAAGAGTCACTTGAATTTATTATTTGGCTCTGTTCCTGTCCCACATATACTGTATTACCCCATTCCTTCGGGTTGAAATTTTTACCTTTAATCAAAACTGTGTCATATTTCATTCCTTCACACGGAAAAATGGAATTTATAATAGGAGCTTCACTTCCCTGACTTTCAAAAGATATGGCTTCACTATAATAAATATGATCTTTGTTTTGGGCATATGCACTTACATAATATTCTTCTCCCTTTTCCAGGTTAGTGCTAACAAAGGCTCTGAATGAACCTTTACCTTGGGACGGGCCAAGAGATATACATCCCCCGGTGGTTTTAGTAATAATAGGAGAATTCTTTCCATAAACGAACCCATGGTCTATAATTTCTCCATCTCCGTCATCTAAGAAAGAAGCATTGAACATTGCTCCTCCGGGATTAATATTGGTAACAGGCCCCGTTAATACTCGTGGATAATTCGGGTCCATGCTTTTTTCCGATTTATTACATCCATATAAAACGATTATTCCGGCAATAATATAAATGTAAAATCTCATAATATACAAAATCAATAGGTTAGAAAAATATTCCGGTAGAAATGTTAATAGACTGGATATTGATAGAGACTTCCTTCTCCTTTTTAGACATGTAACTATATTGGATTTGGGCAAAAAACAGGTATTTATCTTTCAAGAGATGCTGAACTCCCAAATTGATATCACCGCCCAAAAGATTTTTGAGAAGAACATTTTTTAACTTTGTACTTGACGGACGTATTTCATTGTGAGAAGATACCGCATCTATATATTCTTTTTTTGATGAATTTAATAAAAATGCATATGAAAAGCCGACAGCTATAGTTGGTCGCCACTGTCCCTTTGGATAAACATATTTAGGTGCTACCCCTAATTTCATCAGATGGCTATAAATATGAATATCTTTAAATGAATTAGGACTTATAAAGTTAGTGTAGTAATAATATTTAGTATATAATCCATATAATTGTAAGAAAAACTTTTCATTAATCCTGGGCATAGAATATTTGATATTGACCCCCAAGCTAATATTAGACGAACAATCGAAATTATAGTCAGAATGAATGTTGTCTTTTATTTTTATACTTGATATGTCAAGACCAAGCATGGGAGCAATATGTACTGTTATTAATGGTTTTTGTCGCTCATAAACAATACATTCACTTTCGTCCATACAAGTATGTTTGTGATAATCTTTAGCAATGTCGATCAAAGAATTGTGTTCTAATTTTGCTTTTTCAATAGTTTCATTCATTTCCCACACTTGGAGGACTCCTTTAAGAGTTCCTATATATGTTTTTCTTGTTCTTATTACTTCTTTGTCACCAGTATGTATTTTTCTTCGATCTATTTTCAATTCAGATAATCTGTTGTTTTTTTCAATAAAATAATAATCAGTGAATTTCTCATCTCGATAATAATATAAGTTAGCCATACCATTTACCAGAAATTCCAGAAAAACTTTTTTACCATTATCAAGTTCCTTAGATATATAATACCTACCATCGATAAACCGATAAGCAAAGATCTCATCCGGCAGATAGTCGATTGATTGATTGGTACTGTTCTTTGTAAATGAACATACTTTTGAGTTACGAATATCTCCCCGATAATCAATTTGTCCGTATATAGTGTCAAGTTGATTTGTAATAATATATCCATCACGAAAATCACGCTGTGCAAAACAAAAGATAGTAAATAATGTGGAGATCGCGATCGACAGTGAGATTTTTTTCATGAAAGAAATAAGAAGTTTTTATCAAATAATAATAGTGGTGTACGGATTAATGTGATTATTTCACGAAACAAAGATAGCAAAATAAAATAGAGTTGCAAACAAATATTTAACCAATTGTAAAAATCATTAACCATCTCTGGAAATATTAGTTATGAGAAAAAAAGGTGGCTTTTCAACTTAATAAGTAGGTTTTGTATCGCATCAGAAAATAAAAGTTGTTGAAATCATTTTTCTATCCAATAGAATTTATAATAAATAAGACAAAAAATGGACTGATTTATTGCTGATAACTAATAGATTATATATATACTTATTTATTTGCGTAAAAAATACGCAAATAAATTTGGAGAATTGTATTATTATATATTATCTTTGCGTAAAATAAACACAAAGAGTTTGCAAAACCATAAATGTCAGATAAAATGGATTATATAGACATAATTCTTGATACGCAATGGTACCTTGATATTTGCAGGGAACATGAAGATTATATTTTCCTTGCTAAGAAGCTTCACCCGGATATATGTGCCGATGCACGTTCCATTCAGGCATTTACGCACTTGAACCGTTTAAAGCGCGATTTTGAGAAAGGTTACATTTTCAGGGATGAATCCGGGGAATATCGTTCCAATTACCTATATCATCGATGGAATGGAGACAAAAGTCTGCTGAAAGCCTCAAAAGCGAATTACGACAGGTTGTTGCAGGAAGCGAAAGACAACTTCGATGCAAAGTCGTTCGGACATTTCATGAATTATTTACCATCAAATCTTGAATTTGAAGGAGAAACGCTGGTGTATCGTTCGCAACACAAATGTGTTCCTTTGAGTAAGGTCATTATCCGAATTGCTGATGATGACGCCCGCAACAAGCATATCAACTGGATTTATTCCCGTCTGATAGAATTTGTGAGTATGCTCGAATCGATGAACATCACTCATGCAGGTCTGAATCCCGACTCGGTCTTCGTTATTCCGGAAATACACGCTATTAAGGTAGTTACATTTTACCATACAGGCATGGGATCCATTTCGACCATCAACGGAAAATACAGGAATTATTATCCTGCACAGTTATTCACCGATAAAACAGGAGGCGCTTATGTGGATATCAGTTTAATCAAAAAGACAGCTATTTGTGGACTTGGCGATGTCAGCGG is a genomic window containing:
- a CDS encoding IPT/TIG domain-containing protein → MDPNYPRVLTGPVTNINPGGAMFNASFLDDGDGEIIDHGFVYGKNSPIITKTTGGCISLGPSQGKGSFRAFVSTNLEKGEEYYVSAYAQNKDHIYYSEAISFESQGSEAPIINSIFPCEGMKYDTVLIKGKNFNPKEWGNTVYVGQEQSQIINSSDSSLKIIIPPSKGNEIADIFVTTAGQTSQLIDAFRYFTPQIIGINHHKAVIGDTIELTGKYFQYPVVHFNQTKATLLEITSNKIRIIVPALESIPAKISVTVDDFMVSTDYIFSYKKPEIIQLFPDNGIAGDTLIIQGNDFGYDVNYVKAFVGEETVKIIESNNTFIKIIVPTSQNSPSLPVSIQVAGQIADGYKNFTYNTPDITDIYPTSEKTGSLIEIRGKGFLTIKSFNLAYIDQIKLPVKEARPNYLIVRIPDTIYSITSPIKVKVEQNQTLSHNNFEIISPWTKKSNFPGYNLNSAVGFSVSDFGYVTGGTVNYPNGTHTSNEHLWQYRWIDDTWIEKNRAISIRYPAFEIDDMIYCTDAWDRFFMYQLINDQWTNCGSTIRSNRFFIVDQIGYVLVSNNSGIYETWGYDHINGIWSYINTVRSNFIRAFSIDKKGYAIFRNILMEYNTLNDFWKEVMQLPSGLTLPDVFIANNKAFLISNGYTNNNIIWQYDPQTNICEKKRLFPTLCC
- a CDS encoding outer membrane beta-barrel protein, whose product is MKKISLSIAISTLFTIFCFAQRDFRDGYIITNQLDTIYGQIDYRGDIRNSKVCSFTKNSTNQSIDYLPDEIFAYRFIDGRYYISKELDNGKKVFLEFLVNGMANLYYYRDEKFTDYYFIEKNNRLSELKIDRRKIHTGDKEVIRTRKTYIGTLKGVLQVWEMNETIEKAKLEHNSLIDIAKDYHKHTCMDESECIVYERQKPLITVHIAPMLGLDISSIKIKDNIHSDYNFDCSSNISLGVNIKYSMPRINEKFFLQLYGLYTKYYYYTNFISPNSFKDIHIYSHLMKLGVAPKYVYPKGQWRPTIAVGFSYAFLLNSSKKEYIDAVSSHNEIRPSSTKLKNVLLKNLLGGDINLGVQHLLKDKYLFFAQIQYSYMSKKEKEVSINIQSINISTGIFF